From the Juglans microcarpa x Juglans regia isolate MS1-56 chromosome 3D, Jm3101_v1.0, whole genome shotgun sequence genome, the window TCTTGTAGCTTCTTGGATCTTGTCCCAAACTCTCCATTCGGCCCTACTCAAGGCCATCATAGAGGACTCATCCTTCTCATACACTACCCACAAAAGTGAACTCCCTTCTCTTCTACTCAATACAACGGCCACTTTGTTCTCTTTACCCAGTTGGTAAACAATCTCATACTCAAAGTCAAGTAGCTTGACAAGGAACTTTTGTTGCTCGGGAGTGGCAATCTTTTGTTGTAGGAGGTGCCTCAAAGCTTGTTGGTCTGTCAGAATAGTAAACTTGCGGCCCAAAAGATAAGGCCACCACATTTTCACTACATGCACAACCATCAACATCTCTCTTGCATAGGTGCTCCATGTCTTCTTCATTGGCCCAATTGCTTGGAAATAAAGGCCAATGGTTGCTGCTCTTGCACCGAAACAGCACCTATTCCTTCCTCACTCACATCCGTATACACCTCAAATGACTTCTCAAAGTTGGGCAATGCAAGCACGAGGGTCACGATCATAGCCCTCTTCAAATTCTCAAAGGCTTCCCTTGCTTCTTGTGTCCACTCAAAATTGTCATTCTTGAGCAAAGAAGTGAGTGGCTTGGCAATGTGACCATAGTTCTGCATAAATCTTCTATAATACCCGATCAAGCCCAAGAAACCCCTCAAAGCCGAAGCATCCTTAGGCAATGGCCAATCCACCATGGCCTCAATCTTCCTTTGATCAACCCTTACCCCTTCTCCCAAGATAAAGTGACCAAGGTGCTCTAATTCTTTTTCCATAAAGGAAAATTTGGAagcctttataaaaaaaatggttttcttcCAAAATCATCATCACAATCTTCAAGTGCTCGTTGTGTTCTTCAATAGACTTGGAGTAGACCAAGATGTTATCAAAGAAGACCAatacaaaatttctcaaaagtaGATAAAAGATTGTGTTCATGGAGGCTTGAAAAGTGGAGGGGCATTGCACAACCCGAATGGCATCACTAGGCGCTCAAAGTACCTGGAATGAGTCCTAAATGTTGTCTTGTAGACATCTTCTTCCCTCATACGGATTTGGTGATAACAGGCCCGTAAGTCAAGCTTGGAGAAGATCTTAGCCCTAGGTAACTCATCCAACATCATATCAACTGTTGGTATAAGAAATCTATCATTTACCGTTGCTTCATTTAAGGCCCTATAATCCGTGCAAAACTGCTACGATCTATCCTTCTTCCTCACTAGCAAAACTGGAGAAGAAAATGGGCTAGTGCTTGGCCTTATCAACCCACTCTTCAACATCTCATCCACTTGCCTCTCAATCTCCCCCTTTTTGAAAGTGAGTATACCGGTAAGGAGGCACATTCACCAGTTTCTTCTCATCCACCAAAACAATGCGATGATAAAATGACATAGAAGGTGGCAAGGTAGTGGGCACCTCTAAAATACCTCTATGGTTCTCCAATACCTCTCTAACCTCATTGGCCACCATAATGGCAAAGCAATGTGCCCTGCCTTTGCATAATTTTTCGAACATAATGGTCTCACAAGACTTGACTTCCTTGGCCGCCAAAGATATCAAAACTCTCTTCTTGGACCCGAGCTTGAATTCCATAGTCATATTGTGGTAATCATGCACTACCCTTCCAAGGCCTTTGAGCCATGCATTGTCCAAGACCACATCAAGCCCCACCAATGAACGAACATGTAGATCGGCAACAATTCTCACCCTTGGAAATTCATCTTCACTTCTCTCATTGGTCCTTCACACTTCAACTTGTGTGCAAAACCACTATCCACCGATAAGGTGAATTCAAATGTCCCAATCCATACCATCACTCTCATAGAAGTAGGTTTTTGGACCCTCAAGGCGTTAAGGGACAATTCAGCCTCTTCTTGTTTCTCACTAGATTTGGCCCTTTCATGATCGGACTCTTGGCTTGATGATTCATCATGGTAACCCTCACCATCCTCACTATCTTCCTCATCAAGCAATACAAAGGCTTGACCCGATTTACACTTGTACTCTTTACCCATTTCTCACCACATTTGAAACAAATGCCCTTCTTGATTCTCTCTTGGACCTCCTCTCTTGAAAGCTTCTTCACTTCAAACGGCTTGGACTTAGAAACATCCCCATGTCCTCCTTGTCTTTCCAAGGAACTTTGGTTTGTAAGGGTTTAGAAAGCTTACTCCCATGTCCTTAGATTGTAGTCTTTCCATAGTAGTGTTTTTTTCTAGGATCTCTGCCATCCTCATCACCACTTGGAGCCTTGTAGGTTGGTTTAACTTAATCTCCTTAGCTAGCCAAGGATTAAACCATCCACAAAAGTGCCCACAAGTACCTTTTCGGACTAATCTCTCACCATAGTTTGAAGTTGCCTAAAGTCTTCAATGTAAGTGTGCACTTTTCCCTCTTGCCTCAACTTACCAAGTCGGCCATGGTGATTGACAATTGGTGATGGGCCAAGTTGCATAAGAAACTCCTTCTCAAAGGCCGTCCTCGACCTTCTTCTTTCATTCTCATATTGATCATGGATCCACCTCCACCACTTGTTAGCCTTCCCTTCCAAATAGAAGCATGTTGTTGACACTCTTGTCCAACCACTCATATGGATCTCCCCCACTATACTTAGGGAAGTCTACCTTAGGTCTCTTAGGTCTCCGATCATAAGCCTCATTTCCTATTCTCTCCTCATGGTACCCAGCATCATACTGTCTTTTAAGTAGCCTCTACCCCTCTCTTATGGTGCCTTCTTCTATCAAAGTAATCACCTCGGCCATAAGGTCTTCCCACCTCATGATTATACTCGGCCTCATAGTCTTTCTCTTCTTATTGATATTCAAACCTCACATCTTGAGGTTCTTTTCTCACACTAGGGCTCTTGTACGTTGGTCTTCATTTCAGATCTACCTTTTTACGACAACATGCTCATTCTCAACTCTTCCACCCTCTTCAAAACTAGGCTCTTGGTGGCTCTTGCATAGACTTCGTCACACTTGTCTCAACACCATCAACAAAAACATCTTGTCTTTGCCCACTCGGATTCGGAAATGACCCATGGTCATTCCCTTCAACAACTCTTCTTTCAAGCCATTCAATACTTGCATTGGTTTCTCTTCTCATGGCTTCGATGGCTCTTTGGTTCTTTTCACCATCTTAGCATGTGGCATTCAAGGCCATCCTCAATTCGACCATAGTGGTAGTGACCTCATCAAGGACTTTAGTGAGCCTTGTGGTATGCCCCTCAAGTGTCTCAATGCATTTTATGGTTGGAACCTTGTTGTCCCATGGCTTCATGAGTGGCCTATTGCATTGTTGCTTCAAAGTCTTGACCTTAAAACAACTTGCAAATTGAAATTGCAAACTTAGATAGCAACTTTGGACCTCTTGAACACTTGCAACAAGCTTCAAAAGTCCAACCTCAAGTCCTCCACCTTCTTGGGTGGCCGACCACTACAACGTAACTACTCCGACCTCTTCCTCAACACCCAACTGCAAGTTTCATAAGAACACAATATGAAACCCAAGAGGGGTTCCCAATCCAATCACAAAGTTCAAGTTAACGTGTCATTTACCTCAAAGAAAGTGAGAACTCCTCTAGAATCACCAAGCAAGATTGAGCCTCTCAATGAAATGACTAATTAATattagggacctcggtcaagtcccCAAACACTAAGGTTCTCTAGCTCGTCTCTCATTGTGATGACCGATTGCATATTGTCTTCTTGCTTGGTCTTGGAATGACTATGGCAATGAAAGGTCTCTAGGTTAATGGAGTTTTGGTGTTTAGTGGTGGAAAAGATGATTGTAGTGGTAATGATGTATTAGGGTGATCTAAGAGATGAACTTGTGAGTATGATGCAATGTGGCAC encodes:
- the LOC121255139 gene encoding uncharacterized mitochondrial protein AtMg00860-like, with product MEKELEHLGHFILGEGVRVDQRKIEAMVDWPLPKDASALRGFLGLIGYYRRFMQNYGHIAKPLTSLLKNDNFEWTQEAREAFENLKRAMIVTLVLALPNFEKSFEVYTDVSEEGIGAVSVQEQQPLAFISKQLGQ